The Rhodothermus marinus DSM 4252 DNA segment GCGATCATCGAGCCGATGCTCTCCCGGCAGTGGTTCGTGCGGATGAAGCCACTGGCCGAGCCCGCCATCGAGGCCGTACGTCGGGGGGAGATCCGCTTCTATCCGGAGCGGTGGGCCAACGAGTACTTCCGCTGGATGGAAAACATCCGCGATTGGTGCATCAGTCGCCAGATCTGGTGGGGCCACCGCATTCCGGTCTGGTACTACACGGACGAAAACGGCCAGATCGACGAGTCGAAGGGCTTCGTGGTGTCGATCGAGCAGCCCGAGCCCGGCATGGTGCAGGACGAAGACGTGCTCGACACGTGGTTTTCGTCCTGGCTCTGGCCATTCGCCACGCTGGGCTGGCCCGATCAGACGCCCGATCTGGAGTACTTCTATCCCACGACGGTGCTCGTCTCAGGCTACGACATCCTCTTCTTCTGGATCGCCCGCATGATCATGGCGGGCATTCACTTCACGGGTAAGATCCCCTTCCGGGATGTGTTCATCACCGGCATGGTCAAGGACAAGTACGGCCGGTGGATGTCGAAGAGCCTGGGCAACGGCATCGACCCGCTGGAGATGATCGACCAGTACGGGGCCGATGCCGTGCGCTACTCGCTGACGGTGCTCTGCACGCAGGGGCAGGACATCAAGCTCGACCCCTCGAAGTTCGAGATGGGGCGCAACTTCGCCAACAAGATCTGGAACGCCTTCAACGTCTTCGGTCAGTTCATGGAGACCGACGACGAGGGGCGGCCCCTGCGCGACTATCGCCGCCAGCGCCGCTTCGAGGAGCTGTCGCTCGTGGAGCGCTGGATGGTGACGCGCCTGAACCAGACGATCGCCACGGTCAACGAGGCGATTGATCGCTACCGGCTCAACGAGGCGCTGCTGACCATCTACGACCTCTTCTGGGGCGATTACTGTGACTGGTATCTGGAGCTGATCAAGCCGCCGCGCGGCCAGGCCATGGACGACGAGACGATCGCGCTGGCCGTGGAGCTGTACGAAAAGATGATCCAGCTCCTGCATCCGTTCATGCCGTTCATCACCGAGGCGCTCTGGTGGCGGCTGCGGCCGCGCGGCGAGCGGGAGGCGTGCATTGTCTCGCGCTGGCCCGAGCAGAACCCGGATGAGATCGACGAGACGGCGCTGGTGCGCTTTGGCCGCATTCAGGAGATGATTTCGGGCATCCGGAACGTGCGGAGCACCTACGGCGTGCCGCCCGGCCGCGAAATCCGGGCGCTGATCAACGTCCCGGAGGCCGAAGCGGAGGAAGTGGCCCACCTGGAGGCCCATCGCGACTACTTTGCGCGGCTGGCTCGTGTGAGTGAGCTGACCGTCGGAGTCGGGCTGGAGCGGCCGAAGGCCAGCGCTACCGTGGTGGTGGGCCGCTACGAGGTGTATGTGCCGCTGGCCGACGTGATCGATCTGGAGCAGGAGCGGGCACGCCTGGAAAAAGAGATCGCGCAGAAGGAACGGTTTCTGGAAAGCGTGCGCAAAAAACTCCAGAATCCCCAGTTTCTGGAAAAGGCGCCGGCCGAGGTGGTGGCCCGCGAGCGTCAGAAGGAGCAGGATGCCCGGGCCGAACTGGAGCGCCTGCAGGCCAACCTGGCCGCGCTGAGCTGAACCTGCGCTGAACCGAACATGAGTACGTCAGCCGATACGCCGCTTCAGGGCCGGCTCCGGCACCGACACCTGCTGGGGCTGGCCACCTATTCCGCCGAGGAGATTCAGCTCATTCTGCAGACGGCCCGCCAGTTTCGGGAAGTGCTCGAACGCCCCATCCGGCGTGTGCCCACGCTTCGGGGCGTGACGGTGGTCAACCTGTTTTTCGAACCGTCCACGCGCACGCGCATCTCGTTCGAGCTGGCCGAAAAGCGCCTGTCGGCCGACGTGGTCAACTTCTCGGCGGCGGGCTCGTCGGTGGTCAAGGGCGAAACGCTCAAAGACACGGCCCGCAACCTGGAAGCCATGAAGATCGACATGGTCGTCATCCGGCATCGCTCGCCGGGGGCGGCCCATTTTCTCACGCGCTGCATCGACGCCGTCGTCATCAATGCGGGCGACGGTGCGCATGAGCATCCGACGCAGGCGCTGCTGGATCTGCTGACCATCTCGGACCATTTCCCGTCGTTCGAAGGGCTGAACGTCTCGATCATCGGCGACATCGCGCATAGCCGGGTGGCCCGCTCCAACATCTACGGCCTGAAGGCGCTGGGAGCGAACGTGACGCTCTGCGGGCCGCGCACGCTCATGCCGGTGGGCATCGAGGAGCTGGGCGTGCGCGTCACTTACCGGCTGGAAGAAGCGCTGGAGGGCTGCGACGTGGCCATGGCGCTGCGGCTGCAGCTCGAACGCCAGACGGCCGGGCTGTTCCCCAGCCTGCGCGAGTACCACGAGCGCTACGGCATCAAGCTGGAGCACTTAGAGCGCTACCCGGACCTGCTCGTCATGCACCCGGGACCCGTCAACCGGGGCGTCGAGCTGGCCAGCGAGGTCGTCGATCACGAGCGGGCCATCATCCTGAATCAGGTCACCAACGGCGTGGCCGTGCGGATGGCCGTGCTCTACCTGCTGGCCGGTATGCCCGAGGCGGTCGCCGCATAACCTCAGGCTTCGGGCGGCCGACCCGTACGTAGCGCCGTCTCCACGTAGGTGCGGATGGCCTCGGCAATGTAGGTCTGCTGTGCGGGCGTCAGTTCTGTGTGCATGGGCAGCGAGAGCACCTCGCGGGTGGCCTTTTCTGCTTCCGGAAGTGTATCGAAGGGGCCGTAGTCCGCAAAAGCCGGAAGCCGGTGCAGCGGGACCGGGTAGTAAACGGCCGTGGGAATGTCACGCTGCTCCAGATAGCGCCGGAGGCCGTCGCGGCCGCCGGGCACGTCCGGGTGAACGCGGATCGTGTACTGGTGAAAGACGTGCGTGCGCTCCGGCGCCCGGTAGGGCAGCGTCAGACCCGGGCAGTCGGCCAGCAAGGTGTCGTACCGGGCGGCGGCCTCCTGACGTGCCCGCGTGTAGGCGTCCAGGTGGCGCAGCTTGACGCGCAGGATGGCCGCCTGCAGCGCATCGAGCCGACTGTTGACGCCGATCAGTTCGTGGTAGTATTTGCGCCGGGCGCCGTGGTTGGCCAGCATCGACAGCCGTTCGTGCAGCGCCGGATCGTTGGTGAGCACGGCGCCGCCGTCGCCGTAGGCACCCAGGTTCTTGGACGGAAAGAACGACAGGCAGCCGATATGGCCGAAGGTGCCGGTTTTCCGGTCCCGATAGGTGGCGCCGATGGCCTGGGCGTTGTCTTCGATGACGAACAGCCGATGACGCTCGGCCAGCTCCAGCAGCGGTGTCAGATCCGCCGCCTGGCCGAACAGATGGACGGGCACGATGGCGCGGGTGCGGGGCGAGATCCGGGCCTCGACGCTGGCCGGGTCCAGGTTGAACGTCCGGGGATCGATGTCGGCAAAGACCGGCCGGATGCCCAGCAGGGCCGCCGCTTCGGCCGTGGCCACGAACGTAAAGGCCGGCACGATCACCTCGTCGCCCGGCTTCAGGTCCAGCGCCATATAGGCCAGTTGCAGCGCATCGGTGCCGTTGCCCACGCCCAGTGCAAAGCGGCAGCCCAGATAGGCCGCCAGTTCCTCTTCGAAGCGGGCTACGATCGGACCCCGGATGAACTGACCGCTTTCCAGCACTTCTTCGATGGCCGCAAGAACTTCTCCGCGGATGGCCCGATACTGGCCGACCAGATCGACCATCTGCAGGGCAGGGGGAGCTTCCGCCATGTCGTTTCAACGGGTTGGTTACAACGGCGGCAAGATACGAAACAGAAGAACCCGGCGCGGGGAAGTTTCGTAGGGAAAGCAATCCGAAAACCAGGCGCGTTATGCCATGCTGAACCTGTTGCAGGTGCAGGGGCCGGTTTCCATGCCGACCGGGCTGGAATGGCTCCCGATAGCCAGCGTGCTGGTCCCGGCGGTGCTTCTGATCGTGCTGATCTACCTGGCCCGCCGGGCCACCTGAAAAAGCGAAAGGCCCGCTGTCATGGCGGGCCTTTCGATGTATGAGGCAGGCTTGTTTATCGCGACGAGGAAAGCTGCGACAGGTAGTGCTCGGCCGGCGCCTTGTAGCTACCGTAGAGCGCGTTGCTGAAGGCCTCGCGGGCTTTCTCTTTGTCGCCCATCAGCATGTAGGCCTCGCCCATCACGAAGTAGATCTTGGCCTTGTCCGTGCGGCTACCCCGGTGCAGCTCCAGCGCCTTCTGGGCCATTTCCACAGACTTCTGATACTCTCCCAGCGTCTTCAGCGCCTCGGCGTAGTAGTAGTATACGTCGGCGTCGGGCGAGACGTCTTCGATCTGTAAGAGTTCGTCCAGGTAGCCGATGGCTTCACGGGCGTCCGAGGGATTCGGATTGCCGCCGTTGCGGGCCAGCGTGCTGGAGGCCAGGTAGAGGTAATGGTCCCGAATGGCCTTTTCGGCGGCCTGGAGCGACTCACGATCCTGTGCCTCCTTGCTGACGGCCAGCGCCTGCTTCAATGTTTCGAGCCCCTCGTCAATGCGGTTGAGCTTGAGTAGCGCCAGCCCTTTGCCCAGGTAGTTCTTCGGATAGGACGGGTCGTGCTCGACCCCTTTCGTGTAGTGCTCCAGCGCCTTGTCGTACTGCTCGTTGCGATAGGCCCGCAGGCCGAAGTTGTAGTCGAGCTGGGCGACAATGCGCAGCGCTTTCTGGGCGACGTCTTGATCGTTGGCCTGTTTGGCCATCTGGGCGGCTTTCAGGAAACCGTCGTACGCCTTCTGATACTGCTTGGCCTTGGCGTCTTCAAGCGCCTGATTGAAAACCTTCTTGTACTCGTCCGCCTGCTGGGCGCGGGTGGTCACAGGGGTCAACACGACGGCCAGCAGGGCCATGCCCAGCAGAAGAACCGCGCGCATGTTTCCTTTCTGCATCATCGCTCTCTGGT contains these protein-coding regions:
- a CDS encoding valine--tRNA ligase, yielding MAGEPLLKTERVRKVYDPQEIEPRWYAYWEANNFFRAEIRPDRTPFVIMMPPPNVTGRLHMGHALQDTIQDALTRIRRMQGYEALWLPGIDHAGIATQNVVERELREKEGKTRHDLGREAFLQRVWQWKEEYGDIILQQKRRLGDSCDWSRTRFTMDEGFTRAVQEAFIRLYNEGLIYRGDYLVNWCPVDQTALSDEEVDNVEQDGHLWYIRYPLVDGSGYITIATTRPETMLGDTAVAVHPEDERYRHLIGKKVRLPLIGREIPIIADEHVKRDFGAGALKITPGHDKNDFEIGQRHGLPIINIMNPDGTINENGGPYAGLDRFEARKRIVEDLRAQGLLEKVEPYRHTVPISSRSKAIIEPMLSRQWFVRMKPLAEPAIEAVRRGEIRFYPERWANEYFRWMENIRDWCISRQIWWGHRIPVWYYTDENGQIDESKGFVVSIEQPEPGMVQDEDVLDTWFSSWLWPFATLGWPDQTPDLEYFYPTTVLVSGYDILFFWIARMIMAGIHFTGKIPFRDVFITGMVKDKYGRWMSKSLGNGIDPLEMIDQYGADAVRYSLTVLCTQGQDIKLDPSKFEMGRNFANKIWNAFNVFGQFMETDDEGRPLRDYRRQRRFEELSLVERWMVTRLNQTIATVNEAIDRYRLNEALLTIYDLFWGDYCDWYLELIKPPRGQAMDDETIALAVELYEKMIQLLHPFMPFITEALWWRLRPRGEREACIVSRWPEQNPDEIDETALVRFGRIQEMISGIRNVRSTYGVPPGREIRALINVPEAEAEEVAHLEAHRDYFARLARVSELTVGVGLERPKASATVVVGRYEVYVPLADVIDLEQERARLEKEIAQKERFLESVRKKLQNPQFLEKAPAEVVARERQKEQDARAELERLQANLAALS
- a CDS encoding aspartate carbamoyltransferase catalytic subunit; the encoded protein is MSTSADTPLQGRLRHRHLLGLATYSAEEIQLILQTARQFREVLERPIRRVPTLRGVTVVNLFFEPSTRTRISFELAEKRLSADVVNFSAAGSSVVKGETLKDTARNLEAMKIDMVVIRHRSPGAAHFLTRCIDAVVINAGDGAHEHPTQALLDLLTISDHFPSFEGLNVSIIGDIAHSRVARSNIYGLKALGANVTLCGPRTLMPVGIEELGVRVTYRLEEALEGCDVAMALRLQLERQTAGLFPSLREYHERYGIKLEHLERYPDLLVMHPGPVNRGVELASEVVDHERAIILNQVTNGVAVRMAVLYLLAGMPEAVAA
- a CDS encoding DegT/DnrJ/EryC1/StrS family aminotransferase, whose translation is MAEAPPALQMVDLVGQYRAIRGEVLAAIEEVLESGQFIRGPIVARFEEELAAYLGCRFALGVGNGTDALQLAYMALDLKPGDEVIVPAFTFVATAEAAALLGIRPVFADIDPRTFNLDPASVEARISPRTRAIVPVHLFGQAADLTPLLELAERHRLFVIEDNAQAIGATYRDRKTGTFGHIGCLSFFPSKNLGAYGDGGAVLTNDPALHERLSMLANHGARRKYYHELIGVNSRLDALQAAILRVKLRHLDAYTRARQEAAARYDTLLADCPGLTLPYRAPERTHVFHQYTIRVHPDVPGGRDGLRRYLEQRDIPTAVYYPVPLHRLPAFADYGPFDTLPEAEKATREVLSLPMHTELTPAQQTYIAEAIRTYVETALRTGRPPEA
- a CDS encoding tetratricopeptide repeat protein gives rise to the protein MRAVLLLGMALLAVVLTPVTTRAQQADEYKKVFNQALEDAKAKQYQKAYDGFLKAAQMAKQANDQDVAQKALRIVAQLDYNFGLRAYRNEQYDKALEHYTKGVEHDPSYPKNYLGKGLALLKLNRIDEGLETLKQALAVSKEAQDRESLQAAEKAIRDHYLYLASSTLARNGGNPNPSDAREAIGYLDELLQIEDVSPDADVYYYYAEALKTLGEYQKSVEMAQKALELHRGSRTDKAKIYFVMGEAYMLMGDKEKAREAFSNALYGSYKAPAEHYLSQLSSSR